The Taeniopygia guttata chromosome 9, bTaeGut7.mat, whole genome shotgun sequence genome segment ACACGTGTGtttttatgaaaagaaagaCCTTTTTACCTCGGCAAGGAGAATATGAATTTAGTGCAGAGGTCAACTACCTAAGAGCTGTCTGGGTTAAAGTATCAAAGTGAAAGCAATCTGCTAAACCCACTCCACATGCAGTGTATGCTCGAATACAGAATCAcggttggaaaagacctgtaagatcatcaagtccaaccgTGAGCCCAGTCGTGCTCTCTCTCGCCAGGGTCTCCCAAAGAACGCTTTAGCAAACGATTAATTTTACCCTCGGAGAACTCCCTGGTGACTCAGAGCCTGCCGTGCAGAGCAGTTCACCCACACCCTGACCGATCCCGCCGCGCTGCACAAGGATACTCCACGAAGCAGAAGCCGCAGGCGGTTTTCTTCACTTTGTCCAGCCCCATTATGACCTTCTTAATGTCTCCGCTTTTGCCGAAGAGCTCGTGGATCTGCTCCTCCGTGGTGTAGAAGGAGAGGTTCCCCACGTACAGCGTGCAGCTCTTCCTCAGCAGCCGCTCCTGATCGTAGCGCGTCCCCTGGGCCGCAAGGACACAGCGTTACCTcgcggcgcggcccggcccggcccggccgaaCCGCGCGGCGCCCGCCCCCGGCCGCGGCTCACCCTGAAATGCTGGTCCCGGTACTGGCTGAGCTCGGCGTAGGAGTCGCTGCGCAGGATGCTCAGCGTGCCGCCGGAGCTCATGGCGGCGCTGCCCGTCCCGGCGGTGCCCGGCGGTGCCCGGCCCGGGACGCACCGACAGCCCCGGCACAGCGCACACcgacagccccggcccggccgcccccgccgcctTCCCGCGCCCCGCGCacgcgccccgcgcccgccgggTGCGCGGCCAATGGCGCGGCGATGCGCGGCTCTCGcgagcgcggcggggcggggcgcgcgGCGCCTCTCGCGAGCGCGGCGGCCATGGCGGTGCTgcgggcgctgctgctgctgctctccagcccgCGGCTCGTGGAGCGGCTCTCGGAGTCGCGGCCCAtccgcgccgccgcccgggTCACCGCCGGCGCCCTCACCCGCGGCCAGCGCCACCTGGCCCCGCGCCTGCTTCGCCTGCGCGACGCCTTCCTCGCCGAGCTCAAGGACGGCGCCCGCGCGCGGGGGTGGTCGTGGCcgcgcgggccgggccgcggcggCCGCCCCGGCTCAGCGCCGTGACCGCCGCTGCGAGCGGGCGGCAGCTGCGGACAGACGAgacccgccgccgctcccctgCGCCGAGCGCACGGAGCGCGTTGGCACCGGCGGGTGACAGCGGAGCCCCGGCAGCCGCTCCGGAccccggccgggcccgggctGTGGGTGGCGAGCTGCGGACTGAACGGTGCGTTCCTCATCGCGTGGCCTGGAGCGACTCCTCGGGAAAGCATGAACGCGGGAAGCTGCTACTCGTCGGTTTCATGGATTTCCATTTCAAAGACAGTATACATGTCCCACGGTTCTCAGGAACAAACAGACTTACTTCATAATCACCCACAATGCTGTGAAGATTGTCACTTTAAGTGCTTGATaagaaacttaaaataaaatcacaattCTCAGAGGAGTACCTGTAACAATGTCTGTTTATACAGGAGTAATACTCTATATTTGACACAGTTTTGTTACAAGAAGGGTTTTAAGTGATGATGATGGACAGGATAACAGACATCTTACAGGAAGGTATAAGAGATTCAGTAGCTATCCTAAAAGCACAACTCAAGTCTATTGTAggtttacagagaaaaaaatgaccAATAGAGCCATTCTAcatataaatgaaaatacagataCATAATGGAAAATGATACATCCATCACGTATAATACCTGGGGCAGGTTTGCTTAGGACACTGTATCTGATAACATCTATGACATTACAGCAGTTAACCTTCCTTCAGAGCATGTTTCACTGTTTGATCCAGCTGAGCAGAGGCTCAGTTAACTGGAAAGGGTAATTTCCACTCCTTTTATCATCTCAGATGAGAAGAACCTTGTACTTTGATAGTTTTCTGAATTGCTGGTAAAATTAAACCTCCTGCATGGATGGAGAAACTGCATCTACAGTGTAAATTCAAAGGTCTGGCTGGCAAGATAGAAGCAGTATATTGTTAATCTGAGCTGGTATTTGTAGTCCAGGTTCTGTTGCTGGCTCTCTGCAGGTTACCTGTGCAGTGGTAGAGAAGTAATCATCCCATGGGAATGGTGCTCCATTACATCCCCCAAGAGTTTCAAGATGTACCCCACTCAGACTGCCagaatttttaagttttatgaAAATAATGTTCAAGATTTAAGTTGTTTAAGAAAGCTGAAAATGGGAAGCAGGACATGGAGTACCTGCTGTGGCACACAGTTGTGTTGTCTCAGTGCAAGAgagcaaaaagaaaactaaCTTGGAAAATACATTTGCTGTCACAATGCTTTCACAAGCACTTACACTACTTTGTGAGTCACCAGTACAAAGACAGACACCTTCTctccccctgcctgcccccaAACACACACCTTTAACTTACAGGCAGGCAGCAGTGAAGAGTGAAGGATGTAGGATGAACATATAGGCAACACAAGACAAAATGTTTTACAAGAGAACAAGAGCCATGTTCCCTAAACATCTAGGTCATACCTATAGCTTGCAAAATACAGACAAATCATTcatatattcatttttcctaGATTCTCCTTAGAGCCTGGCACTAACCTGTATTATTCTTGTCTCTGTTGAAAACCTGGCTCTTAAGACCTTATGTAAGGTTGTGTGGGTGAAGAACTGCCAGAAGCATTACCACCTTTGTGAGCAGAAATAATTCAAGTGTCAGATTTGgttcagagagagagaggcttGATCTACAACGCGTGTGCCAAGTCAGGATGTTTTGGATCCAGAAGTTCACTTAGGCAAAACCAAATACTGTAGGTCATGCTGTGCTATTGAGCGTATACATCATTGTCAGCTGAAGCCCAGTTGCTGGTGTCCAGTTTAAAAAGGGACTGCTCTCCAGTGGAAAGCCAGGATAGCAGCTGTCATTGCCACTGAGCTGAGTTAATGGGAGCAGTCAGTGCACGAGGAGGGGGCGCAGCGGATGCGGCTCCTTCCTCGGGGCTGCCTTCCCTCCACAGCAGCAGAACGGGGGCATCTCTGAGCTGTGCCGAGCCCGTTCAGAAACGCATCTGGTCCAACGGCACGGAGGATCAaatccctcccagttccccgCTTTTTGTCCGCGCAGCTCCGCGATCCAGCTCCCGCAGGACCTGCCGCGCTCTGCCGGGGCGACAGTCGTGACAGAGCAGCGACGGCTGCGGGagcgcggcgggagcgcgcaGGGGAAGGCGCGCCCGAGCTGCAGCCGCGGAGCACCGCCCGCGCTTAATGCCACCTCGGTGCTGCCCTCCCGAGCTGCACGGGCGGTACGTGGGTAGCACGTTCTCGAGGATGAACTGTGGCAAGGAAGGCTCAACACGCAAAGCTTGGATTTTAGGATTTAGCACAAGTATTTAGACTGAAGCAGCCTCCATGTTCTAAATCAGATTCTGCCAGATCAGTGCTGGGGATTTTTCAAGACAGACCCGCCCCAAGGCAGTGGTGACTGCAGTCTGGTCTAATGAATTTTTAAGAACATAAAAGATTACTGAGTCAGATCAGCTTTTATCTAACATGTAacctctctccagcagctgaatTAATGCCTATTATCAGTAAAACGCCCCACAGTCCCAAAACCCTGCCAGATTATTAgagctttcaaaaataaaccTCACAGGGAAATAGCTAAGCTTCAATCACAGTTTTGGTGGGCTCTGAATTCATCCTCTCTCATCAGAAGAATTACAAAAGTTCATATGAAATACCACAGGGTTGAGTAAGTCAAATTTTAAGCAGATTCTGTCCAGAACTGGCCACCCTAAGAGTGTGAGGAATGGGAATAAAGAGGTGTGGGAGAGCTCCCAGTGCCACTGCTGATGCTGAATGGGGAGTGTATGAAAGAGGAAGGTCTCACACCACCATCAGACAGCTCCCAAATGAAGTAAAGGACTAAAACTTTGTTCTCCTAAAATCTAAAGGCTCTGATGATCTCTGTTTAGCTCAAGGATGTAAAGTCCTAACTGACTCCTCCAATTTCCACTGGCTAGGACAGGTATTTGTGGTGGGTCTTCCATTGATAAGTGAGGAAATATCAAAGTCTCGTTCTTGAATGAGACACCACATTTTGTAATTGCAGCTCTGACAGTACCAGGGATTATAATAAAGATGTGGCAGTCACTGCAGGTAAAATTGCTTGCTCGCTGCTGTACTGTCTGGCAGAGGACTTcttctccagccccagccatgtCAATGACTTCCACGTGCACATCTGTCTTCTTGATATTGAGCAGAGACCTTGGAGGCATGTAGGTGTGTGCAAAGAGCAGAGTGTAGTGCCGCGGATGGCTTGAGGATGCTGGAGAATGGATGAGCTGCTCCAAGTGAAACAAACAGGGAATGAGCCCTCCCTGGTGCAAGCACCCGAACATTAGTGCCCCCAGAAGGTTGAACAGAACAACGAGGAGTTTCCATTTCACAGCTCTGTTTGGTGACGCGCTGAACAGGACCAACGGCaggatgagagggatgagaaaCCGAGGCTCCTGGTGACTGAACAGGGACAGAAATGccaaaggaacaaaataaaacagcagcaaCGTTGGACTGCCCTCAGAATGCACCAGGAACCCAGGCAGCCCATGGCAACACCATCTGACCAGCATTAACTGGTGGACATATTTCTTTAGCATTTTAAAGCCAGCACCGATGGCCAGAATGTGTAAGATACCAAACAGCATTACTCCATTGACTGTAAAATGTGTAACTCGTGGGTGACTTCCATGCAGTGCAAGATTATGAGGATTAAGATTATAGCTGAGAAAATTGAAGGGGGTTACTACCATTTTGTCATGTAGTTCAACGATTATCTCAATTAGGCTGCTCTTGTTAGTGCTGTAGAGGTTGTCTAAGCTCACGGAGGTAAAATAGAAGGTGTCAGCAGttatgaaaacaaaagcagtaaAACATGCACATAGGATAAACTTCAAGAAGTGGTTTATGAGAGTTTTAATGCTCTTTCGAGAGTCAACAATTAAACCAGCCCAGTAAAGCAGGGGCATTAGAGCAAATGCCAGAAAGGTTGGCCTGTTGAAAAACCCAGCAGTTGTTATGACACCTATGAGAGAGCTGCTTGTAGGCTCTGCTGAGCAGCCACTGGACTTCCTTGAAGAAACCAGTACCATGAGAAGAGCAAAGAGAAGTCCTTCGAGTGTGTTGGTAAATGTTCTTGTATAAAACACCAGCGTGACATAGGATCCAGCAAGAAGCACCAGTGCTTTCCACGGATCCGCTCCCCAGAAAGGGGCCAATCGATAAACACTATAGTCGagtatgaaagaaaatattgtaaAGAGCAGGCGAGGAGATACAAGGAGAGTGTAGCTGTTGATGCAACTTGAACATATGTCCAACTGCTGCAAAGACTTGATCACCCAGTACGTAACTCCTGATGTCATTAATGGGAAAACAACTGTTCTGCAAGGAGAGTTGGTAAGGAACTCCCATGGATAATAGACCTGTAGATTTAAAATATCTCCtacagaggaagagaaaaatacatatagataaaaaaaatacatatagataatatattttattcaaaaattCAGCATTAGGGATACTACTTGTTATAAGAGGTATCACAATACAGAGCAGCTCCTAAACTTTTGAAACTGGTGTCAATCTTGACATTTTTAGGAGCGTACCATTCATTTTTACAAAACATCGAGAAGCCTTTCACAGTAATGTGGCTCGCTGTGACAGAACAGAGCAGGAACCCACCCGCCCGGCCAGCCCTGCGGATCCTCTCTGCGGGGCTTGCGGGACTCGCCGTGCGCCAGGGCGGGATCCCTCGGGAACACCCGCCCGGCCGGCGCTGCGGGACGCGCTGCCCGCGCCGCTTCGAGCCCGCCCCGTCCCGGGCGCACGCCTTACCTGCCATGACCTCGGGCGCCTGGAAGAACTCGTCGGGGTGCAGGTACCCGCTCTGCGGCAGGAGGCACCAGCCCGCCCGCAGCGCcgccagcagcacccacagcgCCCGCGCCACCATGGCGACCGCGGCCCCTCACAGCGCTCCGCCAGGGGGCGCGCGGCGCACGGACGAGGCGCCGCAGCGGGAGCCCGGCGCGCATGCGCAgcgccccccaccccccccgccGGCTGAAAGTGACGGGATCCCGGGATCGGCGAGGCTGGGAAGGGCCCGGGATCACCGACCCGGCACCACCGTGTGAGCCGCACCACGGCCAGTCCTCCCTTAAATACCTCCCGGGCCATCCATTCCAGTGTCagtcaccctttctgtgaactCCTCCTGATGTCCATCCTGAACTCCCCCGGCACAGTTTGTTAGTCTCAGTTCTATGAATATGTTCTCTCGGCCTGTCACGGAAGGGAGAAGAGCCCGACCCCCACCAGGCTGCTCCCTCCCatcagggagttgtagagtgGGATAAGTCACCCTGGAGCCTCctccacccccagccccctcagctgctccccatgggacttgtgctccagaggTTCTCTGGGTGCATCCCAGCACTTCAATGcccttcctgaactgagggcccagaactggacacagcactcaaggtgtggcctcaccactGCCAAATGCAGGGGACAATCAGTGCCCTGATCCTTCTGGCCACACTgttcctgatacaggccagaCAGGATGCCACTGGCCGCCTGGGCACATGCCGGCTCCTGTTCAGCGGCTGTTCCGTAACTGACCAGAAGCGCAAGAAGCAATACAGCAGGGGCCACAGGAGCAAAAGCACAAGAAGCAATACAGCAGGGGCCACAGCTGGGCACTGCTTGCCCGTAGCCATGGGTTTGAGTGCTGGGCATGGCGCCACTGCtccctgcacagacacacaccccaccgggcacagccagggctgggatcaGTCTGTCCCGCTCCAGCTTACTGGGAGAAACGGAACAGTGGGCAGTGGAAGGGAAAGGCAGATGTTCATGTCCCAGAAAAGCAGTAGTTTAGCTACCAAGCTGGTTAAAGTGTGATTacttttcatatttatttgctattttCACTTATTTACGTGATTGCTATCTGACTTCACCAGGTTTTTATTACACTACGTATCTGTTCATCCCAGGATCATGAGGTGGTCTCTACAGTCGAAAGGACAgtgcctgccagcagcacagcaataTCTGTGGTTAGTGCAGCtatggataaaaataaaacctgaataCTACAGCCAGTAGAAAAGGCTACTCAGAAGTGAAGTACTTTGTTTCACCTACAGCAAATACAAATTTCATGCACAAGGCATTGCCCCATGTAGAAGGAGGACAGTCATGAAGTTCTTGATGAAGGCTGCATCAAACTGAAGATCACAGGACATCTCTGGCCAGCCATGAGAGCACTGGGTATGGAAAGTCAGTAAACTCAGTGGATGCTTgtgtttggctttgttttttctctgtcaAAGGGTAATcccccttccagtctctcttttGCATCCAGTGACTTTGGAAATTTCCCCTACTTTCTTCTGCTGGAAGGTAGAAGACTTTGTCCATGGCAGAAGCTGGACTGGTCTTTATTCACAGCCTGTCTATTCTCTGTGCACTTACCTCTgtggcagcagagctcaggagaACAGAGTAGGATGGGTAAAGCAGGGATGTGGAGTTGGAGCATAGCCAGCCAAGAGGCCGCTAGAGAGAGAATTCACTACACAAGAGAGTTTTGAAAATTCTTCTATAGGTCAGAAACGTTGAATCCATCTAACAGTTCTTGGGAATCCTGGGTGGTTCAGTATCAGCAACAAtggcagagatgctccagtttTAGACTGATCTTGTAAACCATGTTGACACTGTATTGCTGGTTTctgccccaaattccaccccatCCACACAGACAGGGGCAGCTTCCAGCCCTACCCCACTCCCTGATGAGCAGATGCTGCTGGCACTTGCTCTGCAAAGAGGCAGGAAGAGGCATTCACATGGTAGCACAGCATGTTATCCAGACAGCAGCTTTTCTGAAGAGAAGgtggcaggggcagagggggcCTGGAAGTTCCCACTTGGACTGTGTTAGTCCAAGCCTTGCATCTGACATAAAACAAGCAGGGGAATGACAATAGCCATGATTAAGTACTGTGTTACCTTATTACCTGCCCCAGAGCACTGGGGTGTTTGCATCCCTTCAAGGGACTCAATATATTCACTCCCCAGCCATTCTGTGTATGTTCTCCTCTCTTTCACTGGCACAATTGCAACAGCAGAATCCTTAAAAATCAAGTCTTTTCCCTGAAAAGTTGAAGAATCAAACATTTTGAATCCATTTCCATTGCTGCTGTTTCCAAAGTAGAcctaaaaataatgaaaaattctcAGTATTTTGCAAGATGAAGTGCTATAATCCTGTCATACAACATGAAAGATGACAGGAACCATTCTGTAGATGAAAAATTCATACACAATTGCAGAATCTCTCTTATGTGTTTGCTTTTAGACGCTTCAGTAGATCAGATACAGAATTCTGCCACTGGCAATTACAAGAACAGCAtttgtgattttgtgttttTAGTTACTATCTGGAAAAAGAGctgtagtttttaaaaaaattatcttgcCACAATATTGTTATGCAATATAGGGTTTGGCTGCCCAGGAGTTACAGACATGACTGAAGCCTAGCACGGAGATACTGCTCAGTCTTAATTTTGAACTAATTAACTTCAGGATGGAGAAGAAGGAACCTCGCTGTGGTAGCCAGGCATACTCTGCCTGCATGGTTTACCATGTACATGGctgcagcataaaaaaaaaccagcaaagttCTACTGCATTCCAAGGAAAATTCCAGAATGGAGAAGCATTGGCACAACACAGAAACAGGGGACAGCCATGAGAAAACACCTTAAGCTCCAGCAAATTACTACTGCAACCAGTGGCTGGGCAAAAAGTTGGAATCCCTTGTGCACCAGGGTGGTTTTACTGGGCGAGTTACATGTGCTGTACTTTACCTTCTCGCCACACTCCCAACAGGGCTGTGCACTGTGCACATTCTGCCAGTGCCATGAGGCAGAATAAGGCAGCGTGGTCCTATTGTCTTTATCCTTGGACTGTGTAAGGCCATATATaacaccccccaaaaataaaTGGATTATTAGTACCTGGGCTCTGTCCAGCAGTCCATATAGAGCAAAAACATTGACATCTGGGTGAACCATAACGGCCTGAGCTGGCACCTGAGCCAGGTGACAATCAGCAAACTGGGTGACTTCAGCACGGGCACCATTTGGACACAGTAACTGGAAATCACTGGACTTCAACTTTTGGGCCCAACTA includes the following:
- the PIGZ gene encoding GPI mannosyltransferase 4, with the protein product MVARALWVLLAALRAGWCLLPQSGYLHPDEFFQAPEVMAGDILNLQVYYPWEFLTNSPCRTVVFPLMTSGVTYWVIKSLQQLDICSSCINSYTLLVSPRLLFTIFSFILDYSVYRLAPFWGADPWKALVLLAGSYVTLVFYTRTFTNTLEGLLFALLMVLVSSRKSSGCSAEPTSSSLIGVITTAGFFNRPTFLAFALMPLLYWAGLIVDSRKSIKTLINHFLKFILCACFTAFVFITADTFYFTSVSLDNLYSTNKSSLIEIIVELHDKMVVTPFNFLSYNLNPHNLALHGSHPRVTHFTVNGVMLFGILHILAIGAGFKMLKKYVHQLMLVRWCCHGLPGFLVHSEGSPTLLLFYFVPLAFLSLFSHQEPRFLIPLILPLVLFSASPNRAVKWKLLVVLFNLLGALMFGCLHQGGLIPCLFHLEQLIHSPASSSHPRHYTLLFAHTYMPPRSLLNIKKTDVHVEVIDMAGAGEEVLCQTVQQRASNFTCSDCHIFIIIPGTVRAAITKCGVSFKNETLIFPHLSMEDPPQIPVLASGNWRSQLGLYILELNRDHQSL
- the LOC116808685 gene encoding nuclear cap-binding protein subunit 2 isoform X1 translates to MSSGGTLSILRSDSYAELSQYRDQHFRGTRYDQERLLRKSCTLYVGNLSFYTTEEQIHELFGKSGDIKKVIMGLDKVKKTACGFCFVEYYARGDAENAMRYINGTRLDDRIIRTDWDAGFKEGRQYGRGRSGGQVGCCTVWGFKGMVTLPNFLILNVHRTISEVAA
- the LOC116808685 gene encoding nuclear cap-binding protein subunit 2 isoform X2 → MSSGGTLSILRSDSYAELSQYRDQHFRGTRYDQERLLRKSCTLYVGNLSFYTTEEQIHELFGKSGDIKKVIMGLDKVKKTACGFCFVEYYARGDAENAMRYINGTRLDDRIIRTDWDAGFKEGRQYGRGRSGGQVRDEYRQDYDAGRGGYGKTVQCQ